In the genome of Paracoccus sp. MBLB3053, one region contains:
- a CDS encoding enterochelin esterase domain-containing protein codes for MAVRIDQIVPPDRQVATGPDYLTPRLGALASTLARGDGTDAFRAEMERAGTPLVEPLDDGQAIVTFLWRGARRNVRLLGGPSNHHERLERLGNSDVWFKSFLVPDCLRQSYRRLAPDVPELPFNARARRVAILATAESDPLNRHPCPWRTR; via the coding sequence GTGGCCGTGAGGATCGACCAGATTGTCCCGCCCGACAGGCAGGTAGCGACAGGGCCCGACTATCTGACCCCGCGGCTCGGGGCGCTTGCAAGCACGCTTGCCAGGGGTGACGGCACGGATGCATTCCGGGCCGAGATGGAACGAGCGGGCACGCCGCTGGTCGAGCCATTGGACGACGGTCAGGCCATCGTCACCTTCCTGTGGCGCGGCGCCAGGCGAAACGTGCGCCTGCTGGGCGGACCTTCGAACCACCACGAACGGCTCGAACGCCTGGGCAACAGCGATGTCTGGTTCAAGAGCTTCCTTGTTCCCGACTGTCTGCGCCAGTCTTATCGCCGCCTGGCGCCCGATGTGCCCGAGCTGCCGTTCAACGCCCGTGCCCGGCGGGTCGCGATCCTTGCGACCGCAGAGAGTGACCCATTGAACCGCCATCCTTGCCCGTGGCGAACCCGGTGA